A section of the Fusarium falciforme chromosome 8, complete sequence genome encodes:
- a CDS encoding PAC domain-containing protein, translating to MPTTVNALRAFEPPPVPPFAEFERRRSTASSMSNSNSSGGLQSPPPPKTRSGGRPRSAKFSAYRLRSNSGLSLHTNEDILRQYTDYYPDGSPRTAGLYGSGQQWSGERLRSIDSIASSQRSSIAFTDSDGSGDLPIPDLVGRDMFDQVMSDPAASSQLWKFAASRGVGQNVDYLMKIRDYIHSLEQVVIQLSTISTSYTSITATSPINLPPPISRALNTNIKHLTTSLIPSLENMFLESKAYVEQRIVREIFPDFVKQQLSQCTSLALSLDVEGDSPPNPYPGLKGSFCLSDPSRSGNPITFASDEFEDLTGYSRSEVLSHNCRFLQGPQTDRETISRMRSAIWRTDECTELILNFRKDGTPFWNLLFLCPLVDTAGKLKFYLGAQIDVSSPIEGADDLVKMLGYGAAEEDKVSTDRNSSRWGGSDGSQCDPEPEDPIGMKPIQLKAPKKGGFFKSFKKIPPPPLSPPSSPRRSSDRPRSSAGPIFEKTYSTRTVLKRLSTQPDMLMTTYSRYMILEHVPSYPASLGAMPLDQEMKYPPKLSISFFSPAMVEALDLNMSSDAVVGKDVFDVLSEQLTLPSVTKAFKSTVRDLVVRDGKSVSLDLALANHIPRRANMTRVMSGESVSEKKSSKMMSHWTPLKDGEGKVKFVVMVVSPI from the exons ATGCCCACCACCGTCAACGCCCTCCGCGCCTTTGAGCCTCCCCCCGTCCCTCCATTCGCCGAATTCGAGCGCCGCCGCTCCACGGCCTCTTCCATgtccaacagcaacagcagtgGCGGCCTTCAATCCCCGCCTCCTCCCAAGACGAGATCGGGTGGCAGACCCCGGAGCGCAAAGTTCTCGGCGTACCGTCTGCGCAGCAACTCGGGCCTCTCGCTGCACACAAACGAGGACATTCTGCGCCAGTACACGGACTACTACCCTGATGGCTCCCCGCGCACCGCCGGTCTGTATGGCAGCGGGCAGCAGTGGTCCGGCgagaggctgaggagcaTCGACTCGATAGCTTCGAGCCAGAGGTCCAGCATTGCGTTTACGGATTCGGATGGGTCTGGCGATCTGCCGATTCCTGACCTTGTCGGGCGGGACATGTTTGACCAGGTCATGAGTGATCCGGCTGCTAGTAGTCAGCTATGGAAGTTTGCCGCGAGTCGGGGAGTTGGACAGAATGTCGACTACCTCATGAAG ATCCGCGATTACATCCACTCACTGGAGCAAGTCGTCATCCAGCTCTCGACGATATCAACCTCTTACACGTCCATCACAGCCACATCGCCCATCAACCTCCCGCCCCCGATATCCCGGGCCCTCAACACAAACATCAAGCACCTGACAACCTCTCTCATCCCGAGCCTGGAAAACATGTTTCTCGAGTCCAAGGCCTACGTCGAGCAGCGCATCGTGAGGGAGATCTTTCCCGACTTTGTGAAGCAGCAGCTCTCCCAGTGCACCAGCCTCGCCCTGTCCCTCGACGTCGAGGGCGACTCGCCGCCGAATCCGTACCCCGGTCTCAAGGGTTCGTTCTGTCTCAGCGATCCCTCGCGGTCGGGGAATCCTATTACTTTTGCGTCGGATGAGTTTGAGGATCTTACGGGCTACTCGCGCAGCGAGGTGCTCTCCCACAACTGCCGCTTCCTGCAAGGCCCGCAGACGGATCGCGAGACCATCTCGAGGATGCGCTCGGCGATATGGCGCACTGACGAGTGCACCGAGCTTATTCTCAACTTTCGAAAGGACGGCACGCCATTCTGGAACCTGCTCTTCCTGTGCCCTCTCGTCGACACTGCTGGAAAGCTCAAGTTCTACCTAGGCGCCCAAATCGACGTTTCTTCACCCATTGAAGGCGCTGATGATCTTGTAAAGATGCTCGGCTACGGTGCCGCAGAGGAGGACAAGGTATCAACCGACAGGAACAGCTCACGCTGGGGCGGTAGCGACGGATCTCAATGCGACCCCGAGCCCGAGGACCCCATCGGCATGAAGCCCATACAGCTCAAGGCCCCCAAGAAGGGCGGCTTCTTCAAGTCGTTCAAGAAAATACCCCCTCCGCCTCTATCACCACCGTCCAGCCCCCGCAGGAGCTCCGACAGACCACGATCATCCGCCGGTCCGATATTCGAAAAGACGTACAGCACACGGACAGTACTCAAGCGCCTATCAACACAGCCCGACATGCTCATGACGACCTACTCCCGCTACATGATTCTCGAACACGTCCCCTCGTATCCAGCATCACTCGGCGCAATGCCCCTCGACCAGGAGATGAAGTACCCTCCCAAACTGAGCatatccttcttctcccccgCCATGGTCGAAGCCCTAGACCTCAACATGTCTTCCGACGCCGTAGTAGGCAAGGACGTGTTCGACGTGCTATCCGAGCAATTGACGCTCCCATCAGTGACGAAGGCCTTCAAGTCAACAGTAAGAGACCTCGTCGTGCGCGACGGAAAGTCAGTGTCCCTCGACCTCGCCCTGGCAAACCACATCCCGCGAAGAGCAAACATGACGCGCGTCATGAGCGGCGAAAGCGTTAGCGAGAAGAAGTCAAGCAAGATGATGAGCCACTGGACGCCGCTcaaggatggcgagggcaAAGTCAAGTTTGTCGTCATGGTTGTTTCGCCAATCTAG